The bacterium genomic sequence ACAATATGATGATTATTATACCTCAAAATTTTCTTAAAAACAGGGGGGAGCATTTAAAAAGTTGATTTTTATCGATAATGATAAGGAATTTTAATAAAATGTCAAAGAGATTTTTGACATTACGTATGTTGAAAAGGAGGAGAAAATAATGAAAAAATTTTTTATTTTAATAAGCCTTATAGGACTTATAAGTCCTATATCATTTGCGAAGGAATTGCAGGGCACAATAACCCTGTCAGGTGCATGGGCGATTTACCCGACTGCGGTTGCGTGGGCGGAGGCGTTTAAAAAATTAAATCCAAAAGTCCAAATTGATATTTCCGCCGGCGGGGCCGGGAAAGGGGCCGCGGACGCTATCGCGGGCCTGGTTGATATCGGGATGGTATCGCGCGACCCGGATCCCGCGGAAATTAAGAAAGGGATATCACCGGTTTATATTTTGCATGACGCGGTATATCCTGTAATCAGCGATAAAAATCCCGCTCTTCCGGATTTATTGAAAAAGGGAATAAATAAAAAGACATGGTTTGATATTTATATTTCAGGCATAATTACTAAATGGGATGATATAATAGGCAGAAAGATAGGTAAATCCGTCCATGTTTATACCCGTTCCGATGCTTGCGGAGCGGCATCAAGCTGGGCCGCTTATATTGATAAAAAACAGGAAGATTTAAAGGGCGTGGGAATTTACGGCGACCCGGGGCTTCTTGAAGCGGCGAGAAGGGATCCGATTGGGATTGGTTATTCTAATTTTAGCTATGTGTTTACACGAGAGGGGAAAGTGGTCAAAGGTGCGAAACTTGTCCCTGTTGATTCCAATGAAAATGGTATCGCTGACGCTGATGAAATATATAATGACCGTGAAAGCGCGGTTAAAGCCATACGTGCCGGAAGATACCCGGCGACAAGAAAGAATTATTTCTTCACTAAAGGTAAACCAAAGGGATTGGTAAAAGAATTCATAAGTTTCGCTCTTTCGGATGAAGGGACAAAGATCGTGGATGAAGTCGGGACGAGTTTGTCTATATCGAAGGCGGACAGGGGAAAGGTGCTGAAGGGATTAGAATAACGGTTTAAACAGTTTAAACCATTTGAACCGTTTAAACGGATCAACCATGACTATACGTAAATTCAAAGACTTACTTGCAAAGAAAATA encodes the following:
- a CDS encoding substrate-binding domain-containing protein yields the protein MKKFFILISLIGLISPISFAKELQGTITLSGAWAIYPTAVAWAEAFKKLNPKVQIDISAGGAGKGAADAIAGLVDIGMVSRDPDPAEIKKGISPVYILHDAVYPVISDKNPALPDLLKKGINKKTWFDIYISGIITKWDDIIGRKIGKSVHVYTRSDACGAASSWAAYIDKKQEDLKGVGIYGDPGLLEAARRDPIGIGYSNFSYVFTREGKVVKGAKLVPVDSNENGIADADEIYNDRESAVKAIRAGRYPATRKNYFFTKGKPKGLVKEFISFALSDEGTKIVDEVGTSLSISKADRGKVLKGLE